One Ignavibacterium sp. DNA segment encodes these proteins:
- a CDS encoding DNA methyltransferase — protein MKTTAIKVEGQIISPEIFDNLDSGEIKGQSPKDYGFDAKVKVKEEIQRAWANAKDQWKIFKRYIEPLTEEESGTSETRRYWIIPLLSFLGYNVTVSRAEIVNENSYAISHRDMNIDGFPIHIVSFNDSLDRKRESSGPRLSPHALVQEYLNLTEHIYGFVTNGYKLRLLRDSGKLVRLTFVEFDLQKMMEEDLYAEFSILYRLLHITRMPQKMSEGDISLIEQYHQDSLEAGARIREKLSGAVEDSIKVLGNGFLSNPKNQELIELIKSGQMSANAFYQRLLRLVYRILFLMVLEERDIVYPNDDGNGNTKYYKDLYYEYYSLQRLRRLSEKIFFFDEKLFDLWISLRNTFKIFGSENLAAKIKLYPLDGDLFDYGSLGVLSDSDIDNRTLLQCIKNLSQFDDKDTKSIIRVNYSALNVEEFGSVYEGLLEKAPSINFDGQHYSFSFVEGTERSSSGSHYTPEELVQPLIKHSLDYVIEDKIKAVIASGAKQSAEEIKKEKENALLSIKVCDVACGSGHILLSAARRIAQELAKVRTGEDQPSPEPYRQAIRDVINHCIYGVDKNPLAVELCKVALWLEAHNPGMPLNFLDHKIKCGDSIVGLARIEELQNGIATEAFKTLPGYDKDIAASFRKQNKTERENRTQLKLTDTEEIINNLNTISVKFKHFNLLPDTTVDEVKKKQQEYNLLKGSDWMKLKELADIQSAQFFIDKTNANKEFLTTDAEYFRIFAGQKKEVNTRKISQAMAVAVEKRFFHWFLEFPEVMQEGGFDCILGNPPFRGGLFITNDYGADYTNYIKTSISNAGATTDLVAYFFRRTFFLINEKRFISLIGTNSISEGDTRETGLEKINETNGSIVMAVSSIKWPGVANLHVSLCSIFKGKWKGPKYLNFKEVLNIDSWLSLENKSVKPNTLTQPILASLGTTVYGKGFFLENNEAMILINSNNNYSELIKPFLNGDDVLTNPKVEPSRKVFYFQKLSEEQLQNYPEIYQIAKERIFPERQESGSKRRREKWWLYTSPAEQIYESINDLKYVLVTCFTSKYILFVKTAIDMIFSNATIVISTDKNKYFCILQSFTHEIWVKEFSSTLETRQRYAVSDCFDTFPFPQNHTKETEEELEKIGEEYHEFRRQLMLDMQLGLTKTYNLFHNPQCSMLNVQLAKEIREIKSANLQIPIEEAIERIEKLRALHKQMDEAVLKAYGWTDINLAHNFYEVDYLPENDRVRYTISPEARKEILKRLLELNHKIHEEEVAKGLWEKKTSKKKTKATEVREQQEKYGQGGLFGE, from the coding sequence ATGAAAACAACCGCAATAAAAGTTGAAGGACAAATAATTTCACCGGAGATTTTTGATAATCTCGATTCGGGAGAAATTAAAGGTCAATCACCTAAAGATTACGGATTTGATGCTAAGGTAAAAGTTAAAGAAGAAATTCAAAGAGCCTGGGCAAATGCAAAAGATCAGTGGAAAATTTTTAAGCGTTACATTGAACCGTTAACTGAAGAAGAATCCGGAACTTCCGAAACAAGAAGATACTGGATAATTCCACTGCTTAGTTTTCTTGGTTATAATGTTACTGTTTCAAGAGCAGAAATTGTTAACGAAAACTCCTACGCAATAAGCCATCGTGATATGAATATTGATGGCTTCCCGATCCACATAGTAAGTTTCAATGATAGTCTTGATAGAAAAAGAGAATCTTCCGGTCCACGTTTATCTCCTCACGCACTGGTGCAGGAATATCTGAATCTCACAGAACATATTTATGGATTTGTAACAAATGGTTATAAACTCCGACTGCTGCGCGACTCAGGTAAATTAGTCCGGCTTACATTTGTTGAGTTTGATCTTCAGAAGATGATGGAAGAAGATCTTTATGCTGAGTTTTCAATTCTCTACAGACTTCTTCACATTACCCGAATGCCGCAAAAGATGAGTGAAGGTGATATATCTTTAATAGAGCAGTATCATCAGGATTCACTTGAAGCAGGTGCAAGGATACGAGAAAAACTCAGCGGTGCTGTTGAAGATTCAATTAAAGTACTTGGCAATGGATTCCTCAGCAATCCCAAGAACCAGGAATTGATTGAACTGATAAAATCCGGACAAATGTCTGCAAATGCTTTTTATCAGCGTCTGCTCAGACTTGTTTACCGCATACTTTTCCTTATGGTGCTTGAAGAAAGAGATATTGTCTATCCGAATGATGACGGTAATGGTAATACGAAATATTACAAAGATCTTTACTACGAATATTACAGTCTGCAGAGGTTAAGAAGACTATCTGAAAAAATTTTCTTCTTTGATGAAAAACTTTTTGATCTGTGGATTTCACTAAGAAATACGTTCAAAATATTCGGAAGTGAAAATCTTGCTGCAAAAATTAAACTTTATCCGCTGGATGGTGATTTATTTGATTATGGTTCTCTGGGTGTGTTGAGTGATTCCGATATTGATAACAGGACTTTATTACAATGCATTAAAAACTTAAGTCAGTTTGATGATAAAGACACCAAAAGCATAATAAGAGTTAATTACTCTGCTCTAAATGTTGAAGAATTTGGCTCCGTGTATGAAGGACTTTTAGAAAAAGCTCCTTCAATAAATTTTGACGGACAGCATTATTCATTTTCATTTGTTGAAGGAACTGAACGCTCATCTTCCGGTTCCCATTACACACCTGAAGAATTAGTCCAGCCATTAATTAAACATTCTCTTGATTACGTCATCGAAGATAAAATAAAAGCTGTCATTGCGAGCGGAGCGAAGCAATCTGCTGAAGAAATTAAAAAGGAAAAAGAAAATGCCCTCCTCTCCATCAAAGTCTGTGATGTTGCGTGCGGAAGCGGACATATCCTTTTATCAGCAGCAAGAAGAATTGCACAGGAATTAGCAAAAGTAAGAACCGGCGAAGACCAGCCCTCTCCCGAACCGTACAGACAGGCAATACGTGATGTTATTAACCATTGCATTTACGGAGTTGATAAAAATCCTCTCGCTGTAGAGCTCTGTAAAGTTGCTTTATGGCTTGAAGCACATAATCCCGGAATGCCTCTTAACTTTTTAGACCATAAAATTAAATGCGGAGATTCTATTGTGGGACTTGCACGCATTGAAGAGTTGCAGAACGGAATTGCTACCGAAGCATTTAAAACTCTGCCCGGTTATGATAAGGATATTGCAGCATCTTTCAGAAAGCAGAACAAAACAGAAAGAGAAAACAGGACACAGTTAAAGCTTACCGATACTGAAGAAATTATTAACAACCTTAATACAATCTCTGTAAAGTTTAAGCACTTTAATTTACTCCCCGATACAACCGTTGATGAAGTTAAAAAGAAACAGCAGGAATACAACCTGCTTAAAGGCAGCGACTGGATGAAATTAAAAGAGCTTGCAGATATACAGTCTGCACAGTTCTTTATTGATAAGACAAATGCTAACAAAGAGTTTTTAACCACTGATGCAGAATACTTTAGAATTTTTGCAGGACAGAAAAAGGAAGTAAATACACGCAAAATCTCGCAAGCAATGGCAGTTGCTGTAGAGAAAAGATTCTTCCATTGGTTTTTGGAGTTCCCGGAAGTGATGCAGGAAGGTGGATTTGATTGTATTCTTGGGAATCCACCATTTAGAGGAGGGCTTTTTATAACAAATGATTATGGTGCTGATTACACTAATTATATAAAGACTTCAATTTCAAATGCTGGGGCTACTACAGATTTAGTAGCTTACTTTTTTAGACGAACATTCTTCCTAATAAATGAAAAACGGTTTATATCTTTAATCGGAACAAACTCAATTTCGGAGGGTGATACAAGAGAAACTGGACTCGAAAAAATTAATGAAACTAATGGATCCATTGTAATGGCAGTTTCTTCAATAAAATGGCCTGGTGTTGCAAATCTTCACGTATCATTGTGTTCTATATTTAAAGGTAAATGGAAGGGACCAAAATATCTTAACTTCAAAGAAGTTCTCAACATTGATTCCTGGCTCTCATTAGAAAATAAGAGTGTAAAACCAAATACTTTAACGCAGCCAATTTTAGCCTCTCTAGGAACAACTGTATACGGTAAAGGATTTTTCTTAGAGAACAATGAAGCAATGATCCTTATTAATTCAAATAATAATTATTCGGAGCTAATCAAACCTTTTCTAAATGGTGATGATGTATTAACAAATCCTAAAGTTGAACCATCAAGAAAGGTATTCTATTTTCAAAAATTATCAGAGGAACAACTACAAAACTATCCTGAGATTTATCAAATAGCGAAAGAGCGAATATTCCCAGAAAGACAAGAAAGTGGAAGTAAAAGAAGAAGAGAAAAATGGTGGTTATATACTTCGCCTGCAGAACAAATTTATGAATCGATTAATGACCTAAAATATGTTTTAGTCACTTGTTTTACATCTAAATATATTCTTTTTGTAAAAACAGCTATTGATATGATATTTTCAAATGCAACAATTGTCATCTCTACTGATAAAAACAAATATTTTTGCATTCTACAAAGTTTTACACACGAAATATGGGTAAAAGAATTTAGTTCAACTCTTGAAACAAGACAACGTTATGCGGTTTCAGATTGCTTTGATACTTTTCCATTTCCCCAAAACCACACAAAAGAGACCGAAGAAGAGCTTGAAAAAATAGGAGAAGAATACCACGAGTTCCGCCGCCAGCTTATGCTGGATATGCAGCTTGGCCTAACAAAAACTTATAACCTATTTCATAATCCTCAATGTTCAATGCTCAATGTTCAGTTAGCAAAAGAGATAAGGGAGATTAAGAGTGCCAACCTGCAAATACCAATAGAAGAAGCAATAGAAAGAATAGAAAAACTTAGAGCACTCCACAAACAAATGGATGAGGCAGTCCTAAAAGCCTACGGCTGGACAGACATCAACCTCGCTCACAACTTTTACGAAGTAGACTACTTACCAGAAAACGACAGAGTCCGTTACACCATTTCCCCAGAAGCACGTAAAGAAATATTGAAGAGATTATTAGAACTCAACCACAAAATCCACGAAGAGGAAGTCGCAAAAGGGTTGTGGGAGAAGAAAACCTCAAAGAAGAAAACAAAAGCAACTGAAGTAAGAGAACAACAAGAGAAATATGGACAGGGAGGGTTGTTTGGAGAGTGA
- a CDS encoding TIR domain-containing protein, producing MGHKCYISFKAEDEDYKKHIQENLNIDMIDKSLDEPIESQDEDYIMQKIRDDYLSDSTVTIHLIGLYGAESRGWWEQRFIKRELQASLYDGKNNSRSGILGVVLPEMKDVIFKGSIQCVTCSNSHNLVIVNNSTVIREFSYNYFIPHSKCSWSEEDRYCVLVDWDDFCKNPEQYIDQAYNKRGEPIAKKVKVRPDL from the coding sequence ATGGGACATAAATGCTACATATCATTTAAGGCTGAAGACGAAGACTATAAAAAACACATTCAAGAAAACTTGAATATTGATATGATAGACAAATCCTTAGATGAACCGATAGAATCACAGGATGAAGACTACATTATGCAGAAAATCCGCGATGATTATCTTTCAGATTCGACAGTGACTATTCATTTAATCGGTTTATATGGCGCTGAATCAAGAGGATGGTGGGAACAAAGGTTTATTAAAAGAGAATTGCAGGCATCATTGTATGATGGAAAAAATAATTCCAGAAGTGGAATATTGGGAGTAGTATTGCCAGAAATGAAAGATGTGATATTCAAAGGATCCATACAATGCGTCACTTGCAGTAACTCTCACAATTTAGTTATAGTAAATAATTCAACTGTAATTAGAGAATTTAGTTACAATTATTTTATACCTCATAGTAAATGTTCTTGGTCAGAAGAAGACAGATATTGTGTGTTAGTTGATTGGGATGATTTTTGTAAAAATCCAGAGCAGTATATAGATCAGGCTTATAATAAAAGAGGTGAACCAATTGCTAAAAAGGTTAAGGTAAGACCGGATCTTTAA